The DNA region GCGTGCGTGTCCGGGGATCCGGCGACGTAGCCCCCGCCGTGCAGGACGAGCAGGCCCGGGGCGCCCTCGGGCCCGTCGACCCAGAGTCCCGGCACCGGCGCGCCGCACGCCGGGCCGGCCACCCGCCGGGACCCCGTGGCACGGGACGCAGCGGTGGCCACCGCGCGCATCATCCGTATCCACCTCCGGTCGAACGGCGCGACGGTGAGCGCGGGACGGACGACCAGTTGCAGACCGAGGCGTTGGAGCCGAGCCGACGGGCTCGGCCGACGCGAGAGGGGGATCCGCCGGTCCGCCTCGGTGACCAGTCGGCGCGCCAGCAGGGTGAGCAGTACCCGCAGGACGCAACCCTCGACCACACCGACGGGCCGGGAGGGGGACCGGAGGGACCGGGTCCACTCGAGTTCGCCGCCACCCCCGGGGAGCGCACGCACGGCGACGTACCCCGCGTACCGCCGACCGAGTCGGTGGAGCAGCGGGCCCGCCCACTCCCGCCACCGTGTGGCGGGGGCGAGGGCGAGCACGTCCCCGGGCTCGGCGGAGAATCGCCGCACGACCGCGACGGTGACGGTGTGACGGGCCACTGCGCCTCCTCGGGGACAACGCTGTCTCACTGCAGGGCCAGCTCAACACAAAGCGGAAAGGCCGTCCCCGCTTGCGCGGAAACGGCCTCTGAACTCGAAGTCCTTGGGTGGAGCTAAGGGGAATCGAACCCCTGACCTTCTCGATGCGAACGAGACGCGCTACCAACTGCGCTATAGCCCCTCGCCGCCCCTGCGGGCGACGTTGCCACTCTACCGGGCGGCTGCGCCACCCTCTCGAGCAGCGTGGAATACCTTACCAGGATGGTCGGTCCCCCGACCAAACCGGGCCGCCTGTCACCCCACTGCGCGCCGCAACGGCTCGCGATGATGACGCCGGCGATCGTGGTGACCGGGGTCGGAGTCGAGGCGATCGTCGAAGGTGTCGAGCATGTCGAACGCCGGGTCCTCGTCATCGATCTCCAGCACGACCGCGCCGGGGCGGCGCAGGCGGGGCGGCACGACGGACAGCTCGTCGTCCTCGCGGGACTCCACGCCCAGCCGGGCACGACGCATCCGCTCGACGCGGCGGCGGCGCAGGCTCTCCTCGAGCTTGACCTGGCGACGCAGGTACGTCATGTAGGCGGCCAGCAGCAGTACGGAGCCTCCGGCGGACCACCACACGGCGGGCACGGTGAGCAGCGCGGCGATCACCGTGACGACGGACAGCGCCACGAGGATGAGTGCCGTGCGCTGACGCGCGTGTGCCCGCTGCTCCGCGGCCTCGCGGTCCGCCATCGGGTCGTAGGCCCCGCGCCCACGACGCCGCTCGGCGAAGTCCAGATCGGCGTCGGTGAGTTCGACCTCGGGCTCGGCCGGACGCCGACGCCCACGGTGGGTGAGCACGGCCTCCTCGTCGATGCCCGCGGCGTCCTCGGCGTGATCGGTCCGTTCGGACTCCCGCTCCCCCGCCCGGCGTTCGACGAGTTCGCCGTCGACGACCACCGGTCGCCGCGTCTCGTCGTCGGTCTCCGAGGCGCGTGCGTCGGCTCCGGCCACGGTGGCGCGGATGTCGCCGACCTCGGCGGCCACCGCCGAGGCGGTCCGCTCGTCCATCGACGCCACGGCACGGACGGAGTCCCTGTCGTCGACCACGACGACCGCCGGGATCTCGGACGTGATCTCCTCGGCGGACGGCTCGCCGGTCGCGGCTGCGCGCCGCTGCTCCATCGCCCGGCGGACGGCCTCGCCACGCCGGCCCGCGGCCTCGCGGCGCAGGGTCTGCTCGAGCAGGTGCTCCCACGTCTCGGTGTCGAGGAGTTCGGCGTCCGTCGCGCCCGCCCCGGACGGCAGACCGAAGAGCGACTCCTCGGCCTCGGTCTGGACCGGATCGGTGGCGGCACGGCCCCGACTGGGCACCAGACGGCCGGAGCCGCCCGAGTAGAGCGTGCGGGTCTCGGCCAGTGCGTCACCGGTGCGGCGTATGGGATTGCGCGACCGGATGAGCATCGGCGCGAGGACGAAAAGCCAGACCACCACCAGCAGGATTATCAGCAGCGAGCTCGACATCGATCAGGCCTCCTCGAGCGTCTACCGACGACACGGGACGTCGCGGTGAGGTCCCCACCGTAACGGCGCGTCGGCCGCGTCCGGTGACGGCGCGCCGCAGGTCACGATGCTCAGGACATACTCAGACGCGTGTTCACGCGCGTTGCGCCAGACCCGCTGCCACGAGGGCCGCGACGGCGCCCCGCCCGTGCTCCTCCCGGGTACGTGCCAGGAGGAGATGATCGCGCCACGCGCCGTCGACGTGGAGGTAGCGCCGCAGCAGTCCCTCCTCGCGGAAACCGCACCGGCCGAGCACGACGCGGCTGGCGGTGTTCTCCGGCCGGACGGTGGCGTCGACCCGGTGTAGGGCTCCCGGCCCCAGTGCGTGGTCGACGCCCAGCGCCAGCGCCGCGGTGGCCACCCCGCCGCCGACGAACGGCCGCCCCACCCAGTAGCCGATCCACCCCGAGTGCAGCGCGCCGCGGACCATCCCTCCCACGGTGAGCTGCCCGCAGAAGCGCCCGTCCAGTTCGATGGCCGCGGGCAGGGTCGCCCCGGCGCGGGCGTATCGCTTGAGCTGCGCGTGGATGGGCGGCCAGGCCCGCGCGGAGTTGTTCTCGTGCCACCGGCCCTCGACGGTCGGTTCCCACGGCTCGAGGTGGTCGCGCTCGAACAGTCGCAACGCCGCCCAGTCCCGGGCGTCGCGGCGCCGGACGGGCCGCAGGCTCACCACACCGGCGCGCACGCGCACCGGTCCCGCCTCGATGGGCCACCCGGGATGCGCGACCGTGTCGGCCGCGAGGGCGTTCCACAGGCCGCTCACGTCGCCGACCCGATCACCCGCGCTGGGCGAGGAACATCACGTCGACCTCGTCACCCGTACGCACGGCGGTGATGCCGGGGTCGATCACGACGAGGCAGTTCGCCTCGGCGAGCGAGGCCAGCAGGTGGGTGGAGGATCCCTGGGCCCCGCCGAGTGCGCGGACCAGGTACTCGCCCGTGTCCGTGTCGCGCATCAGCTGTCCACGCAGGTAGCCACGCCGGCCCTCGACCGACGAGATCGGCGCGACGGTCCGCGCGCGGACGGTACGGCGCATGGGTTGCCGCTTGCCGAGCGCGATCCGGATGAGGGGCCGGACCATGATCTCGAAGACCACCAGCGCGCTCACCGGGTTGGACGGCAGCAGGAAGGTCGGCACCTCGTCGCGGCCGAGCCGACCGAAACCCTGTACCGACCCGGGGTGCATGGCCACCCGGTTGACCTCGATCTGCCCGAGCTCGGCCATGACCTGACGAATGC from Dietzia sp. B32 includes:
- the glpR gene encoding gephyrin-like molybdotransferase receptor GlpR translates to MSSSLLIILLVVVWLFVLAPMLIRSRNPIRRTGDALAETRTLYSGGSGRLVPSRGRAATDPVQTEAEESLFGLPSGAGATDAELLDTETWEHLLEQTLRREAAGRRGEAVRRAMEQRRAAATGEPSAEEITSEIPAVVVVDDRDSVRAVASMDERTASAVAAEVGDIRATVAGADARASETDDETRRPVVVDGELVERRAGERESERTDHAEDAAGIDEEAVLTHRGRRRPAEPEVELTDADLDFAERRRGRGAYDPMADREAAEQRAHARQRTALILVALSVVTVIAALLTVPAVWWSAGGSVLLLAAYMTYLRRQVKLEESLRRRRVERMRRARLGVESREDDELSVVPPRLRRPGAVVLEIDDEDPAFDMLDTFDDRLDSDPGHHDRRRHHREPLRRAVG
- a CDS encoding GNAT family N-acetyltransferase, producing MWNALAADTVAHPGWPIEAGPVRVRAGVVSLRPVRRRDARDWAALRLFERDHLEPWEPTVEGRWHENNSARAWPPIHAQLKRYARAGATLPAAIELDGRFCGQLTVGGMVRGALHSGWIGYWVGRPFVGGGVATAALALGVDHALGPGALHRVDATVRPENTASRVVLGRCGFREEGLLRRYLHVDGAWRDHLLLARTREEHGRGAVAALVAAGLAQRA